The Agrococcus sp. SGAir0287 DNA window CGCGTCGCCGAGCGGCTGCTGGGCGACGAGGGCATCGCCGTCGCCGACCTCGATCGCGTGGGAGGCGTCAATCCCGTCCGCATCACCGACCGCCGATCCGGTCGGCGCACCTCGATCGTCGAGACCGACGGCACCCCGCTCGATCGGCACGACCTCGACGCGCTCTACTCCATGGTGCTGCGCGAAGCGGCAGACGCGGACCTCGTCATCCTCTCCGGCCCCGTCGACGACGCGACGCTGCCCGCCGACGTCTATCGCAGGCTCGCGAGCGACCTGGGTGCGCTCGATCGGCGGGTGCTCGTCGACCTCGCGGGCGACCGCCTCGCCGCGGCGATCGAGGGCGGCGCCACGGTCGTCAAGGTGAGCCACGAGGAGCTCGTGGCCGACGGGCTCGTCGACGACGGCGACGACGAGGCGCAGCTTGCGGCCGCGATGCAGGCGCTGCGCGAGCGCGGCGTGGAGATCGTGGCGGTGTCGCGCGCCGACGTCGGCTCCCTCGTGCTGCACGAGGGCGGCCTGCTGCGCGTCACGGCGCCACGGCTGCAGGTCGTCGACCACACGGGGGCGGGCGACTCCTACGCGGCGGGCCTCGCGTACGCGCTCGCGGACGGGCGCGACGTCGAGGAGGCGATCCGGCTCGGCGCCGCCGCCGGCGCCATCAACGTGACGCACCACGGGCTCGGCACCGGCGACGCGGCCGCGATCCGCGCGGTCGCGCAGCACGTGGAGGTGGAGCGGGTCGAGCGCTGAGACGCGTCGGTCAGGGCGCGACGGGGAACGTGCCGCTCTCGCGCCACTCGAGCACGAGCGCGTCGAGCGCCTCGGAGGTCGCATCGCCGGTGCACGTC harbors:
- a CDS encoding 1-phosphofructokinase family hexose kinase → MPRILVFAPAPLLSIAIESHGDEPDVHIHVGGQGVWQARMLRALGADVALVSSFAGEPGRVAERLLGDEGIAVADLDRVGGVNPVRITDRRSGRRTSIVETDGTPLDRHDLDALYSMVLREAADADLVILSGPVDDATLPADVYRRLASDLGALDRRVLVDLAGDRLAAAIEGGATVVKVSHEELVADGLVDDGDDEAQLAAAMQALRERGVEIVAVSRADVGSLVLHEGGLLRVTAPRLQVVDHTGAGDSYAAGLAYALADGRDVEEAIRLGAAAGAINVTHHGLGTGDAAAIRAVAQHVEVERVER